The DNA window TCCGGTGGGTGAGACCATGGCGCAGTGGCGCCGGCCGAACGGTTTGGAGATCGGGCAGGTGCGGATTCCGCTCGGGGTGGTCGGCGTGATCTACGAGTCGCGGCCGAACGTCACAGCCGACGCCGCTGCCCTCTGCCTGAAGGCCGGCAATGCGGTGGTGCTCAAGGGCGGGTCGGAAGCGCTGGCGACGAACAGCGCGATCGCCGCGGTGCTGGCGGAGGCGGCAGCGGCGGCGGAGCTGCCGGCCACGGCGGTCCAGCTCATCGCCACGGCGGAGCGTGAAGCAGTGCAGGTCCTCCTGAAGCAGAGTCAGTATATCGACGTGATCATTCCACGCGGCGGCGAAAGCCTGATCCGCGCCATCACGGCATCCTCCAGCATCCCGGTCATTCAGCACTACGCCGGTGTGTGTCACACCTACGTCGACGAGCACGCCGATCTCGCCATGGCGGAGCGTATCTGCCTCAATGCCAAGGTGCAGCGTCCGGGCGTCTGCAACGCCATGGAGAATATGCTGGTGCATGCGGCGGTGGCGCCGCAATTCCTGCCGCCCATGATCCGTTCTTTTGAGCAGGCGGGCGTGGAAATCCGTGGTTGCGAGCGCACGCGGCAGATCGTGCCAGGAGTGCG is part of the Candidatus Binatia bacterium genome and encodes:
- a CDS encoding glutamate-5-semialdehyde dehydrogenase — translated: MSLQEDIVDLCRAARQAARLVAAASADTKNRCLRGAAEQLRANRSRLLEANREDVWRGREAGLSAALLDRLTLTEARIDAMAKGVEEVAQLPDPVGETMAQWRRPNGLEIGQVRIPLGVVGVIYESRPNVTADAAALCLKAGNAVVLKGGSEALATNSAIAAVLAEAAAAAELPATAVQLIATAEREAVQVLLKQSQYIDVIIPRGGESLIRAITASSSIPVIQHYAGVCHTYVDEHADLAMAERICLNAKVQRPGVCNAMENMLVHAAVAPQFLPPMIRSFEQAGVEIRGCERTRQIVPGVRPATEEDWRTEYLDLILAVKVVDSLAEAIDFINTYGTGHSDAIVTEHLRQARQFLAQVDSAAVYVNASTRFTDGYEFGFGAEVGISTNRLHARGPMGLRELTTYKYVVYGSGQIRT